In Sporomusaceae bacterium, the following proteins share a genomic window:
- a CDS encoding mechanosensitive ion channel family protein, with protein sequence MFETLTDLANKIIAGGFRTRLAVYIVSMALGIIIIKLVFYRLLKIVATKTDIPYSLLRQTFRGLPTLLGMLIGLYVSMEILTIPPRALLFLQKALNSLVIMSLTLLVARLASGYLKQKFGKTSAFASTSILVTTIDLAVYAIGILFLLQSFGVSISPLLTAMGVGGLAAALALQDTLANLFSGINILVAKQIKIGDFVKLSTGEEGQVVDMNWRNTTIKTGAENMIVIPNQKFASTTITNYAQPFAECSVAIPIGVSYESDLDHVERVTVAVAREILQGTAGGVGSFDPVVRYVGFAESSITFNVILRVKSVTDQHLVRHEFLKSLHTRYQQEGIKIPFPTTTVNFEQAQRLEDTRLRHLPGA encoded by the coding sequence ATGTTTGAAACACTCACCGACTTAGCAAACAAGATAATAGCCGGCGGCTTCAGAACGCGCCTTGCTGTTTACATAGTAAGTATGGCGTTAGGCATCATAATAATTAAGCTGGTTTTTTACAGACTGCTCAAAATAGTCGCCACTAAGACCGACATCCCTTACTCCCTCCTGCGGCAGACCTTCAGAGGGCTCCCCACGCTGCTCGGCATGCTCATCGGCCTGTACGTCTCAATGGAAATCCTCACCATTCCGCCGCGGGCGCTGCTGTTTCTCCAAAAGGCGCTCAATTCCCTTGTCATCATGTCCCTGACCCTTCTGGTCGCGCGCCTCGCTTCCGGCTATCTCAAGCAAAAGTTCGGCAAAACCTCCGCCTTCGCGTCCACCTCCATCCTCGTCACGACGATCGACCTCGCCGTTTACGCCATCGGCATCCTGTTCCTGCTCCAGTCCTTCGGAGTCTCGATCTCGCCGCTGCTCACCGCCATGGGCGTCGGCGGCCTCGCCGCGGCCCTGGCCCTGCAGGACACCCTCGCGAATCTCTTCTCCGGCATCAACATCCTCGTGGCCAAACAGATCAAAATCGGCGACTTCGTCAAACTGTCCACCGGCGAAGAAGGTCAGGTGGTCGATATGAACTGGCGCAACACCACCATTAAAACCGGCGCCGAAAACATGATCGTCATCCCCAACCAGAAATTCGCCTCGACCACCATCACCAATTACGCCCAGCCGTTCGCCGAATGCTCCGTCGCCATCCCCATCGGCGTCAGCTACGAAAGCGACCTCGATCATGTGGAACGGGTCACCGTCGCCGTCGCCAGGGAAATCCTCCAGGGCACGGCAGGCGGCGTCGGCAGCTTCGACCCGGTCGTCCGCTACGTCGGTTTCGCCGAATCCAGCATCACCTTCAACGTCATCCTGCGGGTAAAAAGCGTAACCGACCAGCACCTCGTCCGCCACGAATTCCTCAAAAGCCTCCACACCCGCTACCAGCAGGAAGGGATAAAGATCCCCTTCCCGACCACCACCGTCAACTTCGAGCAGGCGCAGCGCCTTGAAGACACCCGCCTGCGGCACCTGCCCGGCGCCTGA